The Macadamia integrifolia cultivar HAES 741 chromosome 4, SCU_Mint_v3, whole genome shotgun sequence genome contains the following window.
ttttggtttacttagatgagggaagaagaagggttatagtTTCGATCGATTAGAGTTCCTGATAGAAGAAAAGGGTCGGGAATCGGGATTTGGCATATTTAGGttgatctcatttttttttttttaacccaaaagttttattgagtatataatgtattataCGGGTATTATTCGTGTATAATATGGTTATCTTTAAAATCCGAGTATTAAACGGTTTTTTTAGATTGATGCGCCAAATtacgaacttttgaattaaacaTTCGGATGCACGAATTATACGCatattttactaactatggttgcaacaacaaaaatatcatattgttttcattttttttttattttgccgTGGTTTCGCTGATGGAGCCAATAATATTCACTGTAATTTTGCACATGGTAGAGGGGTTTTTACCATTTTTCAACTTGTTCAAAATCTTATTAATTCCATGTATTTTCATCCATTAAAGAAGAGTAAATGACCTAAATTAGGAGAGAAAGTCACTACCCTCCCTTTCTTGTCTTTCAGACACGATTCAATAATGAGAGAAAGACAAGGTTTCATCCCGACCCATGACGACTACTAGTCATGTGATGCCCAAGCGAATCAATAAAATGGGTGATGGAGTTATATTTGATGCTAAAATTTCAAGTTCTACATATCATTTACTCATCAAGAAATCTTTTAAATTGGGCCATTACCTGATTATGCTCAGATTTTAACGGATTGTTGATGAGctgagaaaattttgaatttgggtACAAAGTTCGTGACACCTATGGGATTGGTAAGCTGATATCATATTATTTTCAGCAGATAAGGATTTGCTACATATCCCCCAAAGTGGCCCTACAAACCAAATTCGTTTAGAGATGAAGACTACTTTTATTGGTCTAAATTCCTCAAATCAATAATTTTCAAAGGAACCGCGTCCCTTCGATCCATGCAATGAATAAGCATTAATCACATGTGAAGGGAAAATGGACTTAGCTAAACAAATATTCtattcaccaccaccaccaacaacaacaataacaaaaccATCAAGCAATGAACTGACCATTATTGTCAAACTATTAGAAAGCAAgcgatttctctccatccaatagTTCCTGATATAATATGTTTTTCTACCCTACACAAATCCTTACTTGTATGTTCAGTTGCCATTAATACTAATAAAACTATCTCTGCCTGGGTTGCTTGCATTATTAATAATGGAAGAGGTGTCTTATTATATGCTTATTACATGATGACAggacaaacttttgatgccagTGCTAAAGGATTTCTATATGGGCTGAAATGAGCATGCAATGATGGGTGGAATATAAGGGAAGTATGGAGCGATTCGGAGGAATTGAGTCACACACTTCTTGAAAACACTATGACAACATGGCCTTGGATTGCAATCCCTCTTTTTCTCGATGTTCATAATTTTGTATCTATACTAGCCTACATGCTCATGCCTACAAACGAAGTAGTTATCCTCATGCTACTTGTTGCAACTAATATGATTACTAAACTCACACATAGACATCACTAATTTGAACATTGATGTACTTagtaatatttaattttaaaattttctttcttcggaaaaaaaaaaaaaaaaacaattaaatggGGTTGACTACATGGATATGTGATAATGCAAGTAAataagcaaaagaaagaaaaggggcaCGAAAGAGATTATAAGTCATATGCTATATAAGGAGGTGTTACTAAGTATGAAAAGATTATAGTGGATGGGGGAAAATAAAGTATACACAAGGGTATGCAAGAAATGTCTttcaagaaataagaaaaataataaaaagctCTCAATTTCTCACACATCAAATTTCCTCATGATAGGGGGTGTCAGTCCCAAACCCACACCGGTTaatttataaacaggtagtacacaATGCAAGGGTAAGCCCCACCGGGCCGACACGTTTAGCccgactatatatatatttagaatagagtgtatatattgatatttttatcaattatttaatgtaattaagtgtaatatattttctaaatcggtgatgatttaataaatatattaaaatatcttaaatctaagacaattaaagatcGTTTAAGGCTTTAGTGCTACATTACCCCATTTAAGGCCTGATTATAGCCCGATTCGGAGAAGTCTGGTTATAGCCTGGAACTAGAATAAGTCCGACACAAGACCGACCAAGACCGGCTCATTCCTTAATTAGGTAGGTCACAAGCCAACGATATAAACCTGGCTTAACTCGACCGAGACCAGCCTGGCCCAGCCCGATTGATTTGACACCTCCGCTCAtgattcaaccaaaaaaaaacttcatgaAGCTCACTTTTACTTGGTAAGGTCCGCAAATAAATTGGGCTCAAAACAGTAAAAAGCCCACAAATATaataaggcccaacttaagtggCCCAAAAACCCCAATGATATTGTCTTTTACCATAATATAGATTAGTGGACTTTACCTCCACTGGGACCAAATAATCCATTCTCTATCCCTCCCAAATGGTTTCCATAATCTCCTTCTTGTCTTGTAGAGTTTCTAAACCTTTGCAATGATCTTTCAAACCCATGGAACTGATGGAAGCCTTATCTGAGCATGTGCTTCAAAGCCATGACACTATCCTAATTTTCAATAtgtttttctctcattcttgtTCCTTATTTGTCACAATAAGAGAGGAGGATCCCCACGACACCAGTGTGCAGATTCCACCCCACATCCACTAACCTTCTATGTCGTGAAAGCAATACTCTAATTACTACGTTAAGAGAAACAAATGGGGCCATCACATCGGCGATTTAAAGACATTGGATATTACTTCTAAGCAATACTAATCCTTTTTAAGAAGGAGATCATAAAGTTATGATCCCCTATCACAAAATACTTATCTTAACAATATTTATATCTATCACAAACACAAGGGCTATAGTTCATTTAGGTAAAGGACCTCATTTACGCATTTACATGGATGCCAATATGGGAATCTATCATACAATCAATATCAATAAAATTGATCTTattgaaaaatcaatttcttatgATAAAAATTCGAGAGAATAAGAGAACAAAAGCTTGACAAATATTTGACCTAGTCTGATTCAAGTGCCAATTTCAACACAAATAAACACCAATAAAATTGGCATTGATTTGATAATTGATAAGATGAATTTTCAGCCCATTCAATGCTAGGTTTAATTAGTTCAAGGATCTCAAAAAATCTCTTTTGTCCTATATTGTCCACCACCAATCATTTCTATGATTTCTACATATAAGAATTGGGATCCTTTCTCTAATGTGCAGCATAAATTTAAGGATTGGGAGCACCTTGGGCTGTGCATCCATTACCTTGGACTACGTATCTAATGATTTTCAACCCTTGAATTCACGCTACAGAGAAACCTAATTTACTTCACTTTCaaaattctttattttcattaaattaaaatcataacaaattatttttttaaatttctctcatttaataatattataatTCCATAAcaattttaggattctaaacatggtcaatcatttctaccaaaaaaaaaaaaaaaaaacatggtcaATCATTATGGGATTTTTTCTAACATGACGCAAGGAAGGATGAAATGTTCGTCCTCCCCTAACTAGAAAGCTACCCGTCACCGAAAAGTTGTGGACCTTGTGGGCGTGGACGTGGACGTGGACGTAGACGTGGACATGGTCATGGTCACGGTGGGCAACTTGCCCGATTTTTGTTTTTCCGCACTTAATGTTTGACCAAGAAGTCAAGTCGGTCAACAATATGAGAGAGTGAAaataatttatattaaatatatattggATATATATTACAGAAAGATTCCATAAATAGTCATCTATCTTCAAAATATTTCTGATATTTCAATCCAACGGTTGAAATGTTGACAGTTCAAGATACAATGTATCAAGACGGGTCCCACATATTATTCATCTTTTCCACGTTTCATTTTCCATCTTAATCTTTCTATTAATATTCATTTTATGGgatttaattaaaatatttcaGATTTCCATGGTTAAACACTTTTTCAAGTTGATGTCGACAAGGActccttccccctcttcttcctccctccaTCGAGAGCGAGAGAAGACAAAGAGTAACCCTAAAACGGAAAAGTACAGCTCCGAAATAAAATATCTCTCTCGAGATTTATCGATGATCCAAAAGACGCCGACCGATGCACGTGAAATTCATGTATGTATCTTTCGCATTTTAATCTAAGAACGAACTTTACTCTGCAGATTCTTTTGGTTCTCTTttttgtttagattttttttttttttttgaagtttttgttACTTGTTAATGGTTAATGGCGTTTCAATCGGTGTCGCAGAAGAAGGACTACTGTGTTTTGGGAGATGTTTATGAGGTGGTGATGGTGCCTAAGGAGCTCGAGCTCGAAAAAGAGAGCAGTTTCGAGCTCCGATTCCAAGTTCCCGATTTTAGACAGGCCATTAGAGTGAGTTCTTTCTTAGTATCCTTTTTCtaagaaaaattattatttttcatgtttGCGATCATTACCCATTGTCCTTGTGCATTATTGATGAATCATTGTTGTTTTTTAAATTTCCGATGTGTCTGTTTGATTTAGCttattcgatttttttttttaatgaattggTTCTCTGAAGTtcctctattttatttatttattattattattattattattattattattattattattttattttgggtatgCAATATTCTTAGATTTCATTATACTATGTTGGGTTTATGAGGTTGTTAATGATAATATTTTTGTATCTCATCTGATTTTGATTGTGGATGAACAGAAATAATGTAGATAATCTGTTATTGCTTCTGGGatcaaatatgatttttttttcttattatataGTTTTTGTCGTGGTTTTAttgaattgattaaaaaaaaactcccCCTTCCCTGCCCCAGCTAATGAATTCTATCGTGGCGTTGTTTTGAAAAAgataatattatattattttgtttAGAGATCCTAATGCCATGTCATATGGGAGCAGGATTCCATGAGAAGTAGAGAACTCAGGGAATTTGTTAGTGGAGCTCTAGCAGGTGCCATGACTAAAGCTGTCCTTGCTCCCCTGGAAACAATCAGGTGGGCTTTCTTGTTCTCCTTATATTTGATATCTTGTCctagttctttatttttattttttctcattttttcaaGATTATATTATCAGCCCACTTAAATTTGTATCTCCTTCTGTTGCCGGAATAAATTTGGAAATGTGGCTGGTGACATGTTTAAATAGAGCCTGTATCTTGATGCCATCTTGGATTAGAAGTTGCTGTTGAAGGCTCAGTTCTCTAGATTCTGGATCATGATGTTAACAAATATTCGGCTGGTATTGGTTCTATGTTGCTTAGAGGTTTTATAGAGCTACCTGATTCAAACTAGAATTCACAGTGTAGTCATTGTTGTTGATGATCATCAACACATATAGTTCAAAAATACTTTTGAATGCCACTTAGCTACTATGTCATAAGTGGGGTTCTGAAGATCCAATGCACTTGGAGAAAACATGGTGTTTTCTCTCACTTTCCAAGTTTAGTGGTAAGGACCTAGGCCTGGGATCAAATAtggcctttttctttttctttttttttttNNNNNNNNNNNNNNNNNNNNGGTGATTGGGTTTGGGTTAGGTGGCAGGTTAAcaggtggttttttttttctcgtacCCCACAACAGGGGTAGCACCCTTATCCACACCCCTGTCAAAAAGAAGGGCCTCCTCTAGGGATCGTCTGAAGATTTTTTGCCCAGCTGAACCATCTAACCATGACTTGCTTTTCCTCTGTCAAAACTATTATAAGGGAATACCCtagataaatatataaatatactaATCAAAGATTTATATATGAGTTATAGTTTCTATTTCCTTGTTTCCTTCAGTAAAATAGTCTTCTTATAATCTTATTGTTATTGGTAAAATATTATATGACCCTCTTCACAACATGAATCCTATCTGAAAGATGCCTGTTGATATAGATGTCAACTAGTCACCTATTCATTTTATAAGAGCCAGAAACTATGGCTATGGATGGCTATGAATCCCCTAGGCGTTGCTATGTCTATCATAATCACCCAATTTAAGCATTTCAGCTTCAGTAGACATACATTTGGCTGCCTCTCTGTCACTGTATGACCTTTCTCATTGTTATACGAACCGTAGCAACCCAACAGAACAACGGCGAGTAAAACCACAGAAGATAAAACATTTGATTTATAATCTCCTTCaacaaagagagaaagggagggtTTGGGAGAAGTTTAGAAATGGCGTACTCCCCCCTCCAAGCCTCTTGCATCCACCGGcagcagaaggagaagaagatagaaagTTTGGCAAGACCTggacaaataaaaaaaggagaagaagaagggcccTCGGCGGATGGTCCTTCATAAACAGGGGGTCACTTCTTTGTACAATATGGATataaatggaaacaaaaaacaGTTGTGCCGCCCAATGGAAAGGTTATTATAgttatttttgtcttttctgGTCAAAATACCTATCTATCCTTTTGTCTCATCTTAAGGGCACAAAAAAATGGTTACATCTTGGTTTAACCAAACACAGTTACACCAAGAATAACTGTAATCAATATGTATAATATCCCTGCCTGAATAATTCAGTTGTCTGGCTCAAGTGGTTTCTGGAGGAATGGGATGGTTTAAACAGATAAATTTACTTCTTGAAGACATCTAGTTAATGACCAGACTTAACAGAAATACCTGATATATTGCCTAGGTGATTTTCCAAATTTCAGTCATTTCCGGTTTCAAAGGAAGTGCTAATGTTAAATTGATCAGGTCTGAGCCACATTGTTAAGCTATGTGTCTGatcttttcatctttcttcttattgGCTGACTCACTCCTCGTAATCCAGCCAGCCTTTCAGGTTTGGAGGCTGAAATGTATCAACCTGGATTTGGACAGAAGGCTTCTTCTTGTCATCTGAAAATTGCAATACATTtccacccagaaaaaaaaagccGCTCCCTTTTAACCCTTTTTTAAGagatttattattaatattcaAATAGTACTCTGCCATCAGTTTCCCTTGTGGCTGGTGTAGTAAGCTTCTATGGAAATGTTTGTTCTTATATTCTTTGGCTCTTTGTTTGGGTATCAGACACTGCATTCTAGTGTTTTTGAATAATTTTCCAATCAGCTTTCGAACTTCGTTGGCTTACCAAGTTGACTTCATAAACGGTTGGGCTTTCAGCATTTGTTGAACTTTCATGGATTTCTCAAGCTGAACTTGTAAAAGGGTAGAAATTTCTGTTGATTCAATGGTTTTTTTCTGTGATATATTTATCTTTAATCTAAATGAAAATATACCTTCTGTCCAAAAAATTGAAACATGGAATGTTGCTTTAGTTGCTTGGCTTTATTGCTAAAATCATGACACATCTGAAATATAATAGCTGAACTCATAGATGTGAAATTCACAGGACAAGAATGGTGGTTGGTGTTGGATCACGAAATATTGCAGGCAGCTTCTTAGAGATCATTGAGCATCAGGGTTGGCAAGGATTGTGGGCTGGCAATGCCGTCAACATGCTCCGTATAGTCCCCACACAGGCAATAGAGCTTGGCACATTTGAATGTGTCAAACGAGCAATGACGTCATTGCAAGAGAAGTGGAATCAGAATGGAGGCCCAAAAGTGAAGATTGGCAATGTTAATTTGGAGTTCTCCCTCTCATGGATCTCTCCAGTTGCAGTTGGTGGTGCAGCTGCTGGAATTTTTAGCACCCTTGCCTGCCATCCTCTTGAAGTCTTAAAAGTAATGAATGGCATCTGTGATTTTGTTCAT
Protein-coding sequences here:
- the LOC122077362 gene encoding probable mitochondrial adenine nucleotide transporter BTL1, producing the protein MSTRTPSPSSSSLHREREKTKSNPKTEKYSSEIKYLSRDLSMIQKTPTDAREIHKKDYCVLGDVYEVVMVPKELELEKESSFELRFQVPDFRQAIRDSMRSRELREFVSGALAGAMTKAVLAPLETIRTRMVVGVGSRNIAGSFLEIIEHQGWQGLWAGNAVNMLRIVPTQAIELGTFECVKRAMTSLQEKWNQNGGPKVKIGNVNLEFSLSWISPVAVGGAAAGIFSTLACHPLEVLKDRLTINPEAYPTISLALRNTYKEGGIGAIYSGMSPTLIGMLPYSTSYYFLYETIKKSYCQSKKKKSLNRAEMLLIGAFSGFTASTISFPLEVARKRLMVGALHGKCPANMLAALSEVIQEEGLKGLYRGWGASCLKVMPSSGITWMFYEAWKDILLVERHHL